CAGTGCTAAAGGACTTGCGCCAAGCAAGGTTTCCGTAAACGGGAACATGGCCAGAGCGCCGGTGATCTCCGGCGGATGCTGCCTGCCCAAAATCACCAGCCACTCGTTCCCCCCGGCCCGTGCGGCAAGGCTATAGATAGGACGCTCTTGCACCGAATGGCCGATAACCTCTTGCTCGACAATATTTGCGTCGGCTAAGCTCTTACCCCACAGGTAATAATCAACATTGCTGATGACCTCCTGCCCCGATACCCAGGTAGGCTGGCTATCGGCAGACAGGCTCAGCAGCATCTTACTATTATCTAAAGTAAAGGACTGCTTTTGCCAATGTTTGCCATCCCGGCTTACCTTAGGCTGGTATCTATGTTTGCCGTCATTAACCTCCATCACTATGCTCACGGTTTGCGGCTGTTTGGCGGTAACTTTAAAGCTGTACCAGGGGCTGTCATTGATGGGAGTATTTTCTGGGTTAAAGGTTAACAAGAATTTGTTCCCGCTTAACTGCTGGCATTGGGCCAGGCGGCCGCCGGAGAAATCCGTAGCAAATTCAACATTACTGAACTTACACGCATAACCATAAGAGCTGATTAACAGCAGCAGGCAAAAATTAAAAAATCGAAACATTAAACACCTTGTTTAAATAAATTAATTAAAAAAGACCCGCAATTGCGGGTCAGTCCATCAGTTTTCGCTATGCGTTAAAACTTCTTATTCACATTCATATAGAAATAACGCCCCAGGCTAGAATGCACGCTGGAATTATAACCAAAGGTTTCATCGGCAATCGGCGGCTTTTTATCGCCTATATTTTTAATGCCAAAGGTCAGCTTAGTATTGTCCAGCACAGACTCAGGCAAACGATAATTCACATAAACATCAAATTTAGAGGAGCTGCCTACCTGATATTTAAAGTCTTCTTCGCCTATGCTGTAATCTAAGCTGGTATCTTCAAAACCACCAACATAGCGGTATTTCAGCCCGGCTCCCCAGGAACCGTTTTTCCAGCCGATTGACGAGGTCATGCGCCACTCGGGACGGCCATCCTGCTCAACCAGATCGCCGCTACCGGTAATAGTCACCTCTTCCTCCCGGTATTGCAGGGCTTCGATTAAGGCAGCATCACCAGAATTCTGCGCGGCTATCACCTGAGCCGTAATATCATCAGCTTCCTGGTAAAACTTGGTTAATTTCGCAGCATTAGCCCTAAATTGAAAACCACCCCAGTTGGTATCCAAATCATAGCTGATGCTAAAGTCCACCCCGGCCACTTCCCGGTCCTGCAGGTTAATATAGTCATTCACTACCGCAACCACTTCGTTGTCGTCACCGCCGCGGGTCACCACAGGGTTACCATTGCCGCCCGGATCCTGATGGCGCAGCAAGGCATCGTATAACAGCTGGGTTTGCGAATGGATCAGGCCAACGGTATCACTTTGATCCAGCTGCCACCAGTCGGCGGTCAAGGTCAGGTTACGGGTCGGCTGCACCACAAAGCCCCAACTTAAACTTTCACTTTCTTCCGGTTTTAAAGTATCGCTGCCGCTGCGTACTTCCAACACGCCATAACGGGTGTCGGTAATAGGATCGTTGCGATTATTGACCCGGGAAATATCCACCGCTACCACCTGAGGCAAGCCCGGCGCTTTAAAGCCTTCGGCATAGGAAGCACGGAACTGCACATAATCATTGATGATCCAGGACAAGGCAGCCTTAGGTTTTAAAATATCACCGACATCGGAAAAACGTTCATAACGCGCCGCCAGCTGCATATCCAGTCGGTCGACAAAAGGCAAACCTTCAAGCAAAGGAATGGCAAATTCACTATAGGCGGAGAAAACATTACGGCTGCCACTGGCATCCGGAGTCGGGCTGCTGCCAAGTACAACACTGGCATACTGATCCACATCTTTAACACCACCGACAATATCCAGGAAAGACTCGCTGGTATTAAGCTCGTCTGAACGCACATCGGAAAAGCTTTCATAGCGGTATTCTATACCGGCAGCAAAACCCACATCCCCCGCCGGCAGTTCATAAATGTCTCCCTTAGAAACTTTAAAATCAAACAGCGCCAGTTCAGTTTCACTGTCGCGCACCACATCTATCATAAAGCTGTCGATCACAGACTGGCTGTTGCCGGTAGGGTCACCGACATTGGTATTGTTAACATCCGCGCCATTAAAGACATCATAAGCGGTCGCCTGATCTGTACTGTTGATCGCCTGCTGGAATCTCTGGGTATGAATGCGGTTCGCCTTATCTTCCGTGGTCGCCTTGGAATAAAGCACGGCGCTGTCCCAGTCCCAGTCGTTAAAATCACCGCGCAGGCCGGTTAGCACCCGGTAGCTCTTGTCGGTCACCTCAATATTGCGCGGACCTGTATCCACCGGGCGGTATTTTCTCAAATCAACGGTTTCGCCGAACGGATTATAATAAGCATCGGCGGCTATGGTAAAACGCTGGGAAGTTAAATTAGCGGTCTGCTCGCGCACCCGCTCTGCTTCGGCATAATAATAAAGGGCCTCGGCATAAAGCTCTGTGCTCTCGGTTAATTCATGGGTCAGCAAACCGTAAAAATTTGCCCGCTCTATACCCGAACTTAAAGAGCGCTCGCTGTTCCTGTCATAACCGTCGCTGGTCGGCTGGCTGCCCTGGTCAACACAAACCCCTTCAACACCAAGGGCCGTAGTAGGGTTACCCAGATCATCCGAGTTTTCACAACCCGATAAGCTATCCGGCTGCAAATGAAAGGTTCCTAAAGTCGAGGTACGAAACTCCCCCCAGGGGGTAGATGAATTTAAACCGTTTAAGTCGCTGTTATAAATAGGGTTGCCGTCATCATCCGTGCCGGTAATGCCCACTTCATCCGGAAAACGGCTGTTGCCGCGTAGATCTGAACTGGCTGCATAAGACTTTTCGCTTGCCATGATCATTTCACGCTTATAATAACCGGCAGAAAACGATAAATGGCTTTTTTCATTGTTAAAATAAAAGCCGGTCGCACCGTTCAGGTTAAGGGTATCGCGGGCGGTGCCTTCCTCGCTGCCGTAATTAACATTCAGCTCAGAGCCTTCGTAATCGTCTTTAAGGGCATAATTGACCACCCCGGCCACCGCATCTGAACCATATATGGCGGCAGCACCGTCACGTAATACTTCAACACGCTTTAAGCCGCGCACCGGCAAGGTATTGGCATTGGCCGTGGTTACAGGCACAAAATTTTCCGACTGGGTCCCCGGATGCAACACCAGACGGCGGCCATTAAGCAATACCAAAGTATTGCCCGTTCCCAGGCCGCGCAGGTTATAAGAAGAAACATCGCCGCGGGCATCGTTAACACCGCCGACGACACGGGAGCTGTTAAAGGCGACATCCCCCTGCTGCGGGATTTCCGCCAGCAATTCGGCGCCGGACACCGCACCGCTGTTTTCTATGTCTTCTGCCGAAATAGCGGTTACCGGTAAAGCACCGGTATCATGGTTCACTTTGATATGCGAGCCGATAATACTGATACGTTCAACTTTCTTTTCCCCGGCCACGTCCTGGGCATAAACCAATCCTATACTGCCTGCCTGGGCTGCTAACGCGGAAATTACACATAAGCTAAGATGCTTTAATTTATGTTTATATACAGAGCTTTGTTTCATCATTGTCACCGCCATATGTTGTATGTTTTCTGTTTTATCGCCAGCTGTTCACCAGCCGGTCTTTGTTATAGCTGACACCATGCCCAATATTTCCCTTAAGTACCATTGACTCTTCGTTAACACCCCATAACCTGAAGTTATACAAATAACGGTTGCGACTACCAATATAGCCTTCAACCCCCTTCTATCGGCAAGTTTTTCGGCAAAATCTTTCGCTAATGCCGTTTTCAACCGGCTAGTCACTTCAGCCACAACCTTTGGTTATGGCCTGAGTAAATATTTGAACTGCTGTTCCCGGTGCCGCCTCATTACAATCCTCTCCTTATGTCCGGTACTAAAACTATAATCAAACAGGCCAGCGCTTATGACGATAGAAATTGCAACCATCGAAACCCTGTTAATTGCCCTGCTGATCCTTTTTGCCGGTTATGGCTTAAACAGCAAAGTCCTTTTCCTGAAAAACAATAATATTCCCGAACCCGTTGTTGGCGGTATAGTTTTTTCCTTACTACTGGCAATCGCCTACAGCAGCTTTAACCTGAATATTCAATTTGATATGGCGTTAAAAGCCCCGCTGATGACGTTGTTCTTCACCACGGTCGGCCTCGGCGCCAGCTACAGCCTGCTGCTCAAAGGCGGACCTAAAGTCGCCCTCTTCCTCGGCATCGCCACCCTGTATTTGCTGCTGCAAAATGCCCTCGGCATATCGATAGCGCTTGCTGCCGGGCTAGAACCTTTGATGGGACTGATCGGCGGTTCGGTCACCCTGTCCGGCGGCCATGGCAACGGCGCAACCTACGCCGAGTTGTTTATCAGTGAATACGGCATGCCTGCAAATGTATTTGAACTGGCCATGGCCGCGGCAACCTTTGGCCTGATCCTGGGCGGGCTGGCGGGCGGCCCGGTCAGCAAAAGGCTGATTGAAAAACACCGGCTCAAAGCCCCGGATTACCAGGAAGCCCTCGACGATACCGTCACCTTTGATCCGGAAGATCATGATCGCGTCACCCCGAAAAAAATGATGGAAACCCTGTTTATTATCCTGCTGTGCATGGTTTTGGGACAGCTGGCCTACCTGAAACTAAAAGCTATGGCGATCGTCTTGCCGGCCTTTTTAGTGCCCCTGCTTTTCGGCGTACTGGCCACCAATATCACGGAAGTAACCAGGGTCTATAAGATCAGCCGGGCCTGCATCGATCTCTGGGGCACCATGGCGCTGTCAATCTTTTTAGCCATGGCGTTAATGTCGCTAAAAGTATGGGAGTTAGCCAGTTTAGCCGGTCCTATGCTGCTGATGATTTTAGTACAAACCGCCATGCTGATGGCATTCGCCTATTTCATCACCTTCAGGTTAATGGGCAAAAATTACGATGCCGCCATTATGGCGGGCGGACACTGCGGTTTCGGTTTAGGGGCAACCCCAACCGCGGTGGCCAATATGGAAGCCCTGGTGAGTCGCCACGGCCCTTCGCCGCAGGCATTTCTTGTGGTGCCTATGGTAGGTGCGTTTTTCATTGATATCACCAATGCCTTGATTATTCAGCTATATTTGAGTTTGCCCTTTATTTCAAACTAAGTTTCAGGCTAGATATATAGCTAGCTGCACTTGAAAAAGATTTTACTGAGGAAGTCATATGCGCTTAAGACATATAGAAATTTTTCATGCCATCTATACCACAGGCTCCATCACCAATGCCGCCAAGATCCTGCATGTGTCCCAGCCTTCGGTCAGCAAAGTCTTATCCCATGCCGAATTGCAGCTCGGTTTTAACCTGTTTGAACGGGTCAAGGGCCGCCTGATCCCCACCGACGAAGCGGAAATGCTGTTTGATGAAGTCGATAAAATCTACCAGCAGATGCGGGCAATTAAAAACACCGCCGAAAACATCAAAAAATCCGAATTCGGCGCCATCAGCCTGGGGGTTACCCCCGCCCTGGGTTTTGATGCCATTCCCAATGTTATTGCCGACTACCACCAGGACTATCCCAACGTCACTTTCGACATCCAGACCCTGCACAACGACGCCGTGCTGCAAGCCCTGCTCGAACATAAATGCGATCTGGCGGTATTGTTTTCTCCCAACAGTATGCCGGGTATCAGCGCAAAAACCCTATCGCAATCAGAGCTGGTAATAGTTTATCCCAAAGAAAAATTCCCCCACTGCCCGGACAAGCTGACCCTAGGCCAGGTCTGCGATACCGAATTTATCGATATCAGCGACAGCGGCCCGCTGGGAGACATGCTGTGGGCACGCATTATGGAAGAAAACATTGCCTTCAATGCCGCCATTAAGGTACAAACCTACTTCATTGCCGCCCGCCTGGTTGCCCATGGATTAGGGGTTTGCGTGGTGGACCGCTTCACCGCGCAGGGCAATCTGGCAGACAATGTTGCCATCGCTTCCTTTGATCCGCCGCTGACCTTCAACGTCAGCGCCGTACACCTTGAAAACCGCAGTTTATCGAAAGTCACCGACGAGTTCCTGCCATATTTAAGTAGAGTAATTTCAAATAGTTAGAAAAGTGCATAACCCGGGGTTATGACCGGAAAAAGCCTTCTTACTTTTAAAGAAACGCCGCAGTAGTAAGCTCAGAGATAACAGAAAACCATTATTTAGGCTTTTACTTTAGGAACTCCATTATGCACATAGCTTCTCCCTACCTGTTATTTATTGGCGACGCCACGGATCAATTTGCCATCAAGATGGCACGCGGCGTTGCAGACTGGCGCCCTGAACTGTGCATAGGCGAATACAGCATCGACGGCTGCACTGTCACCACCGGCCTGGAAAAACTGGATATCAGACAGGCAGCGACCCGGGGAGCTAAATCTTTTGTGCTGGGTTTTGCCAACAGCGGCGGTGTGCTGGACAAAAAATGGCTGCCCTACATCTTGGAAGCCCTGGATAACGGCATGGATATCGTCAGCGGTTTACACGACAAACTCAGCGACTTCCCCGAAGTGGCCGCCAAAGCAAAAGCCGTCAACCGGCAACTGCTGGATATCCGCCATCCCAAAGCCGAATTTATCACCGGCACCGGCGTTAAACGTTCCGGCAAACGCCTGCTGACGGTAGGCACCGACTGCTCGGTGGGCAAAATGTATACCTCGTTGAGCCTGGAAAAATCCATGAAAAAAGCCGGTATCGATGTTGATTTTCGCGCCACAGGACAATGCGGCATCTTGATCGCCGGCACCGGTGTCGCCATAGACTGCGTAATATCCGATTTTTTATCCGGTGCCAGCGAATCCCTGTCGCCTGATAACAGCGAAGATCACTGGGATATTATCGAAGGCCAGGGCTCCCTTTCCCACCCGGCTTTTGCCGGTGTCAGCCTGGGATTATTGCATGGCTCCCAGCCGGATGCCCTGGTGATTTGCCACGATCTCAACCGGGATCATATGCGCGGCCTGCCGCAAAGCCAGGTGCCGAGCATAGAAGAGACCATTAAGCTCAATCTTGAAGCGGCAAAACTCACCAACCCCAATGTCAGGGTAGCAGGCATTGCAGTGAATACTTCCAGCGTCAGCGTTGAAGAAGGTAAAACCATCTGCGCCCGCCTCAGCGAGCAGTTCTCCCTGCCTTGTGTCGACCCGGTGCGCGACAGCGCCGACAGCATAGTGGCGGCATTAGTATGAGTTTACCAACAACCGACAATGCCGGCTTAAGCATTAACGTCTTTAACCAGGCACTGCCGCTGAAATCGGTTTTCCGCATTGCCCGCGGCGCCAAAACCCAGGCCGAGGTGGTAATAGTGGCAATATCCGACGGCCAACATACCGGCTGGGGCGAAGCCGTACCTTATGGCCGCTACCATGAGTCGGTCGAGGGCGTTACCCGGCAAATAGCAACACTGCCGGTTGACGGCCTTAGCTGCGATGATCTTAAGCAACTGATCGCCAAATTGCCTGCCGGTGCGGCGCGTAATGCCTTAGACTGCGCCTGGTGGGATCTGAACGCCAAACAGCAGCAAAGCACAGTGGTAGAGTTGTTATCCCTGCCCCCGGCTTCTCCCTGCGTCAGCGCACAAACTTTAAGTATCGACACGCCACAAGCGATGGCGGCAGCGGTGGCCAAGCTCGACAACCCGCCGCTGGTCAAAGTAAAGCTGGATAACAACAACATTATCGGCAAAATGACCGCTATTAAAGAAGCCGCGCCAAACAGCAAATTTATCGTCGATGCCAATGAAGGCTGGTCAATTAACGACTTACAAAGCTGCTGCGAAGCCTTAAAAGCCCTGGATGTGGTGTTAATCGAACAGCCCTTGCCCGCCGGAAAAGACCAGGCATTAATAGGCTTAGACTCCCCGGTGCCCCTGTGTGCAGACGAGTCCTGCCATACCCGGGCGGAGCTGAATTACCTTAAAAACCGCTACCAGGTAGTTAATATCAAGCTGGATAAAACCGGCGGCTTAACCGAGGCGGTATTACTGGCCCGGGAAGCACAAGCCATGGGCTTTGACCTTATGCTCGGCTGCATGGTGGCAAGTTCCCTGGCGATGGCGCCGGCATCCTTATTATCGCCTTATGCGCAATATGTCGATTTGGACGGACCTTTATTGATCAATGCCGACCGGGAACACGGCTTTGAATTTCATCGGGGAGTGATGCAGCCACTAAACCTCCGGCTCTGGGGCGGGCCAAATAACAATAATGAGCTCTGCGGTTTACTGAAGTAATAGCAACCCTTAAATTGCACTGCTCCCCTCACCCCATATCAGAAATTTAACAGCATAGGATAATGCTCTTGGCGTTATCTTATGCTGTTATAAACACAGGCTTTATCTGCGCAGAATATAAAGCTCCCATATCAGAAAAAATCGGCCTAAAACGACTAAAAGCCAGTAAAAACAGGCATTTTATCAGATCACTGTTACACTAAATTGCATGGACTGATCTGCTAAAATAGAGCCTGAGTGATGCCAAATAAGAAAAAAACCAAAAAGGAACTAGAATCAGAAACTGCAGTAACATCAGCAGCCACACCGGAAGAACCTACACCGAAGGAAACAACACCGGAAAATGAACTGGAGCAGCTAAGATACCTTGTTTTTGGCGTTGCCAGGCAAGAGTTAACCGAGCACATCACAGCCATACACGATGAGCTCAAAGCCGCCCTGAGCACACAAGAGCAAAAATTCACCGCCCGACTCGACAAGCTTCAGCAAAGCATGGAACAGCAATTCTCCCAAATGGACAAGCGAATCCGGCAGCTCGACAAAACCCATGATGATACCGAAGCCGGTTTACAAAAAAGCCTGGAAGGACTCGCATCCGAGCATGAAATACTGGTCGCCAACACAGAGCAGGACTTTAAAAAGATGGACCAGTCCCTCAATGATGAAAGCGCCTCACTGACGCACAGCTTTAACGAAAAACTCGAACAGCTAGACGCTCACCTTGAAGAGGTCTCCAAAGAACTCAGCTCATCAAAAACTGACCGTAAAACCCTGGCGAAGCTGCTCGCAACCATGGCAACCAACCTAGAAGATGACCAGCTATAATGCCCAAAAGTACTTCAGCAGAACACGTTGAATCACGGCAGGACATAGAACAAATAAGAAGGCTGATACTGGGAAAGGAAAACCGCCTGGTCAGGGAGACCATCAAAGAGGAAGCCCGCAATACCGTGACCGGCGCCCTGACCGAGGCATTACACGACAGGCAAAACCAGGACGGCTCCATCGACAAGGTTTTGCAGCCCCTGGTGGAAGATTCTGTCGAAAAATCTGTCACCCACAACCGTGAACGCCTGGTCAGCTCGTTATACCCTTTAGTCGGCAGTTTGGTAAGAAAGTCTGTCACTGCCTTTTTGGCCGATTTTATGGAAAAAACCAACCAGCTGATTGAAAACAGCCTGACCATCAAGGGCCTGAAATGGCGCATAAAAGCAAAGCAGGCCGGGGTCAGTTTTGCCCAATACGCGGCTTCACAGACTTTTGTTTATCGCGTCGAACACATCCTGCTTATTCACAGGGAAACCGGCTTGCTGCTCAACTCGGTTGATTTAAGCCATAAAGGCAAAAGCGACCCGGCCCTGATTTCTGCCATGCTGACGGCAATTAATGATTTTGTCGGCGATTCGTTTCTAGCCGGCGAAGACGGCCTCAAAGAAGAATTACAGGCCGTCAGCACAGACAATTTTAACCTGTTAATCAAACCCGGCCCCAGCGCTTTGGTGGTTGCCGCGGTGATCGGCAGCCCGCCGCAAAAAGTCAGTGATCAGCTGCAGCTGACGTTGGAAGAGATTCACCGTTTATATATCAATGAACTTAACGATTTTGACGGCGATAACCAGACTTTTAAAAACTCCGCCAACCTGCTGCGCGACTGTTTATTGTCAGAGCAGAAAAACACCGAGGAAAGCGGCAAAAAAATCCCCTGGCCAGCCTGGACTTTGCTGATACTCGCACTGATATACGGCGGCTATCAGACCATGCTCTGGTTTAACAACAATCAGCTGGAGGGCAAGATCAAACAACTGGCCCATCAGCCGGGCATCATCATCAAACAGCTGGAAGTATATGGTAACAACAGAATTAAACTCGACATCCTGCGGGATCCTGATGCTATAACCATCTCCGGCTGGTTTCAGGAACACGGTTTAGCCGTTAACCGCCTTAATATCAGCGAGCACCGTTATCATTCCCTTGACCCGGAAATCATACACATGCGCGCACGTCAGATACTTGCCCGGTATCCAGGCATAGCCTCCACCTGGCAAAACAACAGGCTTACCCTGTCAGGCGCCTTAGATATCATCGAAATGGAAAAATTGCGCAATAAGCTGTCAATCGCCGGATTTGCCGAACCAATGAATCTCAGCAC
This genomic window from Thalassomonas viridans contains:
- a CDS encoding M14 family metallopeptidase, whose product is MFRFFNFCLLLLISSYGYACKFSNVEFATDFSGGRLAQCQQLSGNKFLLTFNPENTPINDSPWYSFKVTAKQPQTVSIVMEVNDGKHRYQPKVSRDGKHWQKQSFTLDNSKMLLSLSADSQPTWVSGQEVISNVDYYLWGKSLADANIVEQEVIGHSVQERPIYSLAARAGGNEWLVILGRQHPPEITGALAMFPFTETLLGASPLALKFRERFNILVVPDLNPDGVYHGNWRHNVNGVDLNRDWKHFKQPETAAVNDYLTALVAQKQKIAMAVDFHSTHKDIFYSMPHDYGVENPQLVNNWLEALQLAIVNEYPDFQVVQKPGNNPDRGVFKQYIADKFKVHAITYEMGDETDRVFIDKLAVKAANTLMTTMLATQEQN
- a CDS encoding TonB-dependent receptor domain-containing protein, with translation MKQSSVYKHKLKHLSLCVISALAAQAGSIGLVYAQDVAGEKKVERISIIGSHIKVNHDTGALPVTAISAEDIENSGAVSGAELLAEIPQQGDVAFNSSRVVGGVNDARGDVSSYNLRGLGTGNTLVLLNGRRLVLHPGTQSENFVPVTTANANTLPVRGLKRVEVLRDGAAAIYGSDAVAGVVNYALKDDYEGSELNVNYGSEEGTARDTLNLNGATGFYFNNEKSHLSFSAGYYKREMIMASEKSYAASSDLRGNSRFPDEVGITGTDDDGNPIYNSDLNGLNSSTPWGEFRTSTLGTFHLQPDSLSGCENSDDLGNPTTALGVEGVCVDQGSQPTSDGYDRNSERSLSSGIERANFYGLLTHELTESTELYAEALYYYAEAERVREQTANLTSQRFTIAADAYYNPFGETVDLRKYRPVDTGPRNIEVTDKSYRVLTGLRGDFNDWDWDSAVLYSKATTEDKANRIHTQRFQQAINSTDQATAYDVFNGADVNNTNVGDPTGNSQSVIDSFMIDVVRDSETELALFDFKVSKGDIYELPAGDVGFAAGIEYRYESFSDVRSDELNTSESFLDIVGGVKDVDQYASVVLGSSPTPDASGSRNVFSAYSEFAIPLLEGLPFVDRLDMQLAARYERFSDVGDILKPKAALSWIINDYVQFRASYAEGFKAPGLPQVVAVDISRVNNRNDPITDTRYGVLEVRSGSDTLKPEESESLSWGFVVQPTRNLTLTADWWQLDQSDTVGLIHSQTQLLYDALLRHQDPGGNGNPVVTRGGDDNEVVAVVNDYINLQDREVAGVDFSISYDLDTNWGGFQFRANAAKLTKFYQEADDITAQVIAAQNSGDAALIEALQYREEEVTITGSGDLVEQDGRPEWRMTSSIGWKNGSWGAGLKYRYVGGFEDTSLDYSIGEEDFKYQVGSSSKFDVYVNYRLPESVLDNTKLTFGIKNIGDKKPPIADETFGYNSSVHSSLGRYFYMNVNKKF
- the gltS gene encoding sodium/glutamate symporter; this encodes MTIEIATIETLLIALLILFAGYGLNSKVLFLKNNNIPEPVVGGIVFSLLLAIAYSSFNLNIQFDMALKAPLMTLFFTTVGLGASYSLLLKGGPKVALFLGIATLYLLLQNALGISIALAAGLEPLMGLIGGSVTLSGGHGNGATYAELFISEYGMPANVFELAMAAATFGLILGGLAGGPVSKRLIEKHRLKAPDYQEALDDTVTFDPEDHDRVTPKKMMETLFIILLCMVLGQLAYLKLKAMAIVLPAFLVPLLFGVLATNITEVTRVYKISRACIDLWGTMALSIFLAMALMSLKVWELASLAGPMLLMILVQTAMLMAFAYFITFRLMGKNYDAAIMAGGHCGFGLGATPTAVANMEALVSRHGPSPQAFLVVPMVGAFFIDITNALIIQLYLSLPFISN
- a CDS encoding LysR family transcriptional regulator, whose protein sequence is MRLRHIEIFHAIYTTGSITNAAKILHVSQPSVSKVLSHAELQLGFNLFERVKGRLIPTDEAEMLFDEVDKIYQQMRAIKNTAENIKKSEFGAISLGVTPALGFDAIPNVIADYHQDYPNVTFDIQTLHNDAVLQALLEHKCDLAVLFSPNSMPGISAKTLSQSELVIVYPKEKFPHCPDKLTLGQVCDTEFIDISDSGPLGDMLWARIMEENIAFNAAIKVQTYFIAARLVAHGLGVCVVDRFTAQGNLADNVAIASFDPPLTFNVSAVHLENRSLSKVTDEFLPYLSRVISNS
- the dgcN gene encoding N-acetyltransferase DgcN — translated: MHIASPYLLFIGDATDQFAIKMARGVADWRPELCIGEYSIDGCTVTTGLEKLDIRQAATRGAKSFVLGFANSGGVLDKKWLPYILEALDNGMDIVSGLHDKLSDFPEVAAKAKAVNRQLLDIRHPKAEFITGTGVKRSGKRLLTVGTDCSVGKMYTSLSLEKSMKKAGIDVDFRATGQCGILIAGTGVAIDCVISDFLSGASESLSPDNSEDHWDIIEGQGSLSHPAFAGVSLGLLHGSQPDALVICHDLNRDHMRGLPQSQVPSIEETIKLNLEAAKLTNPNVRVAGIAVNTSSVSVEEGKTICARLSEQFSLPCVDPVRDSADSIVAALV
- the dgcA gene encoding N-acetyl-D-Glu racemase DgcA — translated: MSLPTTDNAGLSINVFNQALPLKSVFRIARGAKTQAEVVIVAISDGQHTGWGEAVPYGRYHESVEGVTRQIATLPVDGLSCDDLKQLIAKLPAGAARNALDCAWWDLNAKQQQSTVVELLSLPPASPCVSAQTLSIDTPQAMAAAVAKLDNPPLVKVKLDNNNIIGKMTAIKEAAPNSKFIVDANEGWSINDLQSCCEALKALDVVLIEQPLPAGKDQALIGLDSPVPLCADESCHTRAELNYLKNRYQVVNIKLDKTGGLTEAVLLAREAQAMGFDLMLGCMVASSLAMAPASLLSPYAQYVDLDGPLLINADREHGFEFHRGVMQPLNLRLWGGPNNNNELCGLLK
- a CDS encoding OmpA family protein, yielding MPKSTSAEHVESRQDIEQIRRLILGKENRLVRETIKEEARNTVTGALTEALHDRQNQDGSIDKVLQPLVEDSVEKSVTHNRERLVSSLYPLVGSLVRKSVTAFLADFMEKTNQLIENSLTIKGLKWRIKAKQAGVSFAQYAASQTFVYRVEHILLIHRETGLLLNSVDLSHKGKSDPALISAMLTAINDFVGDSFLAGEDGLKEELQAVSTDNFNLLIKPGPSALVVAAVIGSPPQKVSDQLQLTLEEIHRLYINELNDFDGDNQTFKNSANLLRDCLLSEQKNTEESGKKIPWPAWTLLILALIYGGYQTMLWFNNNQLEGKIKQLAHQPGIIIKQLEVYGNNRIKLDILRDPDAITISGWFQEHGLAVNRLNISEHRYHSLDPEIIHMRARQILARYPGIASTWQNNRLTLSGALDIIEMEKLRNKLSIAGFAEPMNLSTAQLQLTPAFAPATDTATENKIKQQVFNTLVGQISSIQLDFAVASEAITPKMHLALQRIYRDISRLTPLAETLELSFGLLIIGSSDNTGNKAANRALSLQRAENTAQALQQLGLSKDKMYVTGLGQLDIAQVADTARKVMFNVIFIDKSQ